The following nucleotide sequence is from Campylobacter coli 76339.
AGGTTCGATCTTTATACTAGGAAACATTCCTTGCATACTCACTTATGGGCCTTGGAGAGATATCACTCTTATCAAAGGGAAAAATATTTTTGATAGTTTTGATTTTATCAGTGGAAATATTTTATTTGTTTTAACAGCCTTTTTTTGTTGCATTTATGTGGGCTGGATTCTTGGTAAAGAGCAAAGCATAAAAGAGCTTAGCAATGAAGGTAAATTAAAAAGCGTGGGATTTAAAATTTGGTTTTATTATATTAAATTCATCATACCTTTGATCATTTTTGCGATTTTCATTTATGGAATTACGAATTAATTTTTTATAAAGATAAACATAAAAGAATGAAATTTTTATCTTTTATGTTTGATTACTTCTCATTTACCTTTAAGATTTATACTTCCAAAACGAACCGAAAAACATTCATAAGAAAAACTCCTTAAAATAAGCCTAGGCAAATGCTAAACTAAGCTGGGCTTATTTTTATTGTATTTTCTACTTTTTTAAAATTTTTGATATTTTCAGTACTTTTTAAGAAAAAACTACACATTTGTATGCTACAATTACAGCGTTTTATTTAATTTTAAACAAGGAGAATTCTCATGAAACTAGTTAAACTTAGTTTAGTAGCAGCTCTTGCTGCAGGTGCTTTCTCAGTAGCTAATGCTACTCCACTTGAAGAAGCGATCAAAGATATCGATGTATCTGGAGTTTTAAGATACAGATATGATACAAGTAATGATTGGAGTAACGCAAACTATGGTAGCGGTGTTTCTGGAAAACAAGATCACAAATACAGAGCACAAATCAACTTTAGTGGTGCTATAGCAGATAACTTCAAAGCTTTTGTTCAATTTGATTACGATGCAACAGATCATGGCTATACAGCTTTTGATAACACAACCAACTCTTATGTAAGAGCTGACACTTCAGATACAAAAACTTCTTTAACAGTTCGTCAACTTTACCTAACTTATACAAATGAAGATGTAGCTACAAGCGTAATCGCTGGTAAACAACAACTTAACACTATCTGGACTGATAACGGTATCGATGGTTTAGTAGGAACAGGTATCAAAGTAGTAAATAACAGCATCGATGGTTTAACTCTAGCTGCTCTTGCTGTAGATGGCTACAATGTAGATGAGCAAAGTGGAGATTTAAGTAGTGTTCCAAACTTTGGAGGAAACCTTTATGGTGCTGCAGCTATCGGTTCTTATGAAGTACTAGGTGGTCAATTAAATCCGCAATTATGGTTAGCTTATATAACTGATAATGCTTTCTTCTATGCTTTAGATGTAGCTTATAGCACTACTATCTTTGATGGAGTAAATTGGACTCTTGAAGGTGCTTACTTAGGAAATAGCCTTGATAATGAGCTTGGAAACAATGTAGAAAATGGTAACTTCTTTGCTTTAAGAGGTAGTATCGAAGTAAATGGCTGGGATGCTAGCCTTGGTGGTTTATACTACGGTGATAAAGATAAAGCATCTACAGTTGTAATTGAAGATCAAGGTAATCTTGGTTCTTTACTTGCAGGTGAAGAAATTTTCTATACAACAGGTTCTCAACTTAACGGTAGCACAGGTAGAAATATCTTCGGATATGTAACAGCAGGCTATACTTTCAACGAAACAGTTCGCGTAGGTGGTGACCTAGTATACGGCGGAACTAAAACAGGTGCTTCAGCAACAACTAGTGGTGGAGATAAACTTGAAGCAGTTGCAAGAGTAAGCTATAAATACTCTCCAAAACTTAACTTCTCAGCATACTATTCTTATACAAATGTTGATTACGATACAGAAAGTAGCGACCATAGCGCTGTAAGACTTCAAGCTCTTTACAAATTCTAAGAAGCTCTAAAGTCTAACTTCAAGGTGGAGTTTTACTCCACCTTTTTTTATGCCTCATTTTTAAAACTTAAACTGATATAAATTATCTTTCTAGATCAATCTTAAAAGAAATTTTCCCAAGCTAAAATGCTTGAAGAAAATTAAGACTTAAACCAATGAGCTATTTTTTCAAACAATCCTTTTTGCTCATGATGCATACCATCTTTTATCCCAAAACTTTCGCTAAGTTTTTCTAAAAGTTCTCTTTGCTCATCGTTGAGTGAATTTGGAAATTTGATGGCAATTTGTACGATTTGATTGCCTATGCGAGAGCTATGCACATCTTTTACACCCTCTTTTTCAAGCACAAATCTTTGTCCATCTTTTGCACCCTTTGGCAAATTTAAAGTCGCTTCTCCTCGTATCGTAGGCACCTTTACGCTTTGTCCTAGTATAGCTTGAGTAAAAAACACTGGAAATTCTATATAAATATCCTCATCATCTCTTATAAAAGTATCATCCTCTTCAACGATGATCTTAACATACAAATCCCCTCTATTGCCACTCTTGCTCAAATTTCCTTTGGATGCAACTCTTAAATTCATCCCATTGTCTATACCTTCAGGGATATTTATCTCTACGCTATCTTTAAGTTCTTCATAGCCTCTACCCTTACAATCTTTACATTTATCACTTGCACTTTCTCCACTCCCCTTACAATCAGGACAAGTTTGTGCAAAAGTGATAAAGCCTTGAGAAATTCCCACTTGTCCCCTACCCTTACATTTTGGACAAGTTTGAAGTTTGCCATCTTTAGCTCCTGTTCCGCTACAAGTTTTACATGAAGATTTGTAAGTAAAATCTATATTTTTTTTACAACCAAACACCGCTTCTTTAAAGCTGAGTTTTAAATTCACCACAAGTTCGGCTTGAAATTTTTCATCACTTGATTTTTTACGGCGTTGCGATGCTCCACCAAAACCCCCGCCAAAAAAGCTAGAAAAGATATCACCCAAATCTTCAAAGCCACCAAAACCTGCTCCCCCTGATCCAAAACCGCCACCCTTTAAAGCATCTTTACCATATCTATCATAAATAGAGCGTTTTTCTTCATTACTTAGAACTTCATAGGCTTCATTCACAAGCTTGAATTTCTCTTCAGCTTCTTTATCGCCTTGATTTCTATCAGGATGATACTTCAAAGCCATTTTTCTATAAGCTTTTTTAATGGTATCTTTATCGGCACTTTGAGTAATTTCTAAAATTTCATAATAGCTTAACTCCATAGTCTTCCTTTAAACAATAAAATATTTATAAAATTTGTAAAACAAAAGATATAATTTTAGCAAAAATAAACTCAATAATTTATCAAATTTTAAATAAACTTATGTAAACATATAAACTTTACTTATAAACAAAAGGATAGCAAAATGATTAATGTGTTAATGATAGAAGATGATCCTGATTTTGCACAGTTATTATCAGAATACTTAACTCAATTCAATATCAAAATCACAAATTTTGAAAATCCTAAAGAAGCTTTAAATATAGGCATACAAGGCTATGATTGTTTAATTTTAGATTTAACTTTACCAGGTATTGATGGTCTTGAAGTTTGCAGAGAAATCAGACAAAAATACAATATTCCTATTATCATTTCATCCGCTAGGGGGGATTTGAGCGATAAAGTGGTAGGACTTCAAATTGGTGCGGATGATTATTTACCCAAACCTTATGATCCAAAAGAAATGCATGCAAGGATTATGAGTCTCATCCGTCGGACAAAAAGAGTTGAAAATACTAGCAGTGAAAATATCAACTCAGCTTTTAAAATCGATGAAAGAAAACATGAGATTACTTATCAAAATAAGATTTTAACTCTAACTCCTGCTGAATATGAAATTTTAGAATATCTCATCCAGCAGCACGGCTATAGCGTGTCAAGAGAACAACTTGTAAGTCGCTGTAAAAATCTTAAAGATAAAGACTCTAAAAGTCTTGATGTTATTATCGGTCGCTTAAGAAGTAAAATAAACGATAGCTCTAAGTCTCCAAAACATATATTTTCGGTAAGAGGTATAGGATATAAACTTATAGGATGAATAAAAATTATTCTATCTATACCAAGCTTGTTATTTTATTTGTTGTAACCTTCTTTTTAGTTTGTGTTTTATTTGTTGTACTTTTAAGAATAGAAAACAATACCTACAACGAAGAAGAAGGTTTTAAACAAGAAAGCTTTATAAAAAATATCATTAATTCTCACAGTAATGATTCTAGGATAGATATAGGAGATCATCTTGATAGTAGCGGTTTTACCGCTATACAAAATAAACATTTTGTAAAAATCGTAAGATCAGAAGGACAAAATCTTTTTCGCTCAGACGATGAAAAAAATTCTTGCACCCTTTCTTCTTTAAAATATAAAAATAAACTCTATCTTGATGTTCAATGTAGGGAATTTAGCGGCTTATTTGAAGAGGATGCCAATCATAGAGTTTACAATCTTTTACTGTTGGGCTTTTTCTTTTTTTCTTTTTTAATTGTTTTTATGTATTTTTCAGTACTAAAATCCATTGAACCTCTTAAAAAACTAAGACAGCAAATCGCAGAAGCAGCAAATAATGGAAAAACTAATTTTGTAAATTATCAAGAAGATGAAGTGGGTAAAATAGCCCTTGAATTTCAAAAAGCTTTTAAGAAAAATCAAGAACTTATACAATCAAGACAGCTTTTTCTACGCACCATTATGCATGAACTTAAAACCCCTATAGGAAAAGGTAGAATCATTGCTGAAATGGTAAAAGAAGAGAAGCAAAAAGAAAGATTGATCGATATTTTTTTAAGAATGGATTCGCTCATCAATGAATTTTCAAAAATTGAAAATCTTTTTTCAAAAAACTACAATCTTCAGTTTAGACCCGTACATTTTAGCACCCTACTTGGTGAAGCTAAAGACTATCTCATGCGCGATGATTTTAATAAAGTTGTCAAGATTGTTTTAAATCACGATGCTTTAATCAATGTAGATATGGAAATTTTTCCTTTAATTTTAAAAAATCTAATCGATAATGCTTTAAAATATTCAAGTGATGGAACTTGTGAGCTTTATTGTCATAAAGAGTGTTTTGTGATAAAAAATCCTGGCAAACCCTTAATAGAGCCTATAGAGTACTATTTTGAAGCCTTTACACGTGAAAAACATCAGCAAATAAAAGGTATGGGTTTAGGACTTTATATCGTTTTTGAAGTATGTAAATTGCATAATTTTGATATTATTTATTTTTACGAAGAAGGCAAACACTGTTTTAAAATTTTCTTTGGAGAGAAAACAAATAATGACACATAAGGGTATAGAAAAATTTAACGAACTTGTAGAAAGTTTTGCGAAATTACCTACTATAGGTAAAAAAACTGCCATTCGCCTTGCTTATCATATTTGCACAGGAAATCAACTCGAAGGCATGAAACTTGCACACAATATAGAAAATGCCATTCGCTTTATAAAACCCTGTCAACAATGCGGATCTTTAAGCGAAAACGAACTTTGTGAAATTTGCACCGATGATGAAAGGGATAAAAATTTCTTATGTATAGTGCAAAGCCCTAAAGATGTTTTGGTTATAGAAGAAAGTAAAAGTTATGAGGGTTTGTATTTTGTCTTAGATGATTTAAACGATGAAAAACTTATTCAGCTAAGGCAAATGATACTAAAACTACAAAGCAAAGAGCTCATTTTTGCTTTTACTCACAATTTAAATTCTGATGCAATGATTTTTTACATAGAAGATAGACTTAAGGATTTAAATTTGCAATTTAGCAAAATCGCACAAGGTATTCCAAGTGGAGTTAATTTGGAAAATGTTGACTTTATATCTCTAAATAAAGCCATCAGTTTTCGTACTAAGGTTTAAATCAGTTCTTATAAGAGATATCAGCTAATTCCTGCAAAGAATGATTTGCTATTTTTTCATAGCTAAAGCCCTCTTTAGCTAAATATTCAAGCAAAGTTTTTTCCATGATTTCACCCGCATTAACAATCTCTTGCGATAGAGTAAAACTCATAGGCTTGATACGCTTTGGAACACAAGCTAAAATTTGCGTAGAGGGTAAATCTCCCATTAGTTCCATGTATTGTAAAGTTTGAAGCATTTCTACTTCGTGTGCACTACCACTCCAATTGATCTTTTTAGGCATTGCATCATAAGGAAAGAAAAATACATCGCCGATTTTTGAATCATCTGCATCGATACAATCAAGCACTATCATCTTATCATACTCTGCGATAATATAACTAAGTTGTAAAGCCAAGGTGCCTCCATCAACAAAGTTTAAGCTGTGATTAGGATGAATAAATTTATAATTTTTTTCCAAAAGTTTGCAAAGATGAACGCCTATGCCTTCATCTGCAAACATAATATTTCCTATACCAAGGATAAGGAATTTCAATTTTTCTCTTCCTTGATAAATTTATAACCGCTGACTATAGCATCGATCGCACCGTCTTTACCTTTGATAGCATTGAAAAATGCCATATAGATATGAACAGGGACAAAGATTAAAATCACCCACATTAAAATTCTGTGATAAGTTCTAACATCTGCCAAGCCTCCAAGTGCAGCTTCTAAAGGCCTTAACACTTCATACAATAATCCCCCCAAGCCTTCATGGTAAGTATGAGTATAAAGAATCAATCCCGTTAAAATAATCCCCACCATAACAATATAAAAAAATACA
It contains:
- a CDS encoding Two-component system response regulator RacR, with the translated sequence MINVLMIEDDPDFAQLLSEYLTQFNIKITNFENPKEALNIGIQGYDCLILDLTLPGIDGLEVCREIRQKYNIPIIISSARGDLSDKVVGLQIGADDYLPKPYDPKEMHARIMSLIRRTKRVENTSSENINSAFKIDERKHEITYQNKILTLTPAEYEILEYLIQQHGYSVSREQLVSRCKNLKDKDSKSLDVIIGRLRSKINDSSKSPKHIFSVRGIGYKLIG
- a CDS encoding Major outer membrane protein; amino-acid sequence: MKLVKLSLVAALAAGAFSVANATPLEEAIKDIDVSGVLRYRYDTSNDWSNANYGSGVSGKQDHKYRAQINFSGAIADNFKAFVQFDYDATDHGYTAFDNTTNSYVRADTSDTKTSLTVRQLYLTYTNEDVATSVIAGKQQLNTIWTDNGIDGLVGTGIKVVNNSIDGLTLAALAVDGYNVDEQSGDLSSVPNFGGNLYGAAAIGSYEVLGGQLNPQLWLAYITDNAFFYALDVAYSTTIFDGVNWTLEGAYLGNSLDNELGNNVENGNFFALRGSIEVNGWDASLGGLYYGDKDKASTVVIEDQGNLGSLLAGEEIFYTTGSQLNGSTGRNIFGYVTAGYTFNETVRVGGDLVYGGTKTGASATTSGGDKLEAVARVSYKYSPKLNFSAYYSYTNVDYDTESSDHSAVRLQALYKF
- a CDS encoding Two-component system histidine kinase DccS, translated to MNKNYSIYTKLVILFVVTFFLVCVLFVVLLRIENNTYNEEEGFKQESFIKNIINSHSNDSRIDIGDHLDSSGFTAIQNKHFVKIVRSEGQNLFRSDDEKNSCTLSSLKYKNKLYLDVQCREFSGLFEEDANHRVYNLLLLGFFFFSFLIVFMYFSVLKSIEPLKKLRQQIAEAANNGKTNFVNYQEDEVGKIALEFQKAFKKNQELIQSRQLFLRTIMHELKTPIGKGRIIAEMVKEEKQKERLIDIFLRMDSLINEFSKIENLFSKNYNLQFRPVHFSTLLGEAKDYLMRDDFNKVVKIVLNHDALINVDMEIFPLILKNLIDNALKYSSDGTCELYCHKECFVIKNPGKPLIEPIEYYFEAFTREKHQQIKGMGLGLYIVFEVCKLHNFDIIYFYEEGKHCFKIFFGEKTNNDT
- a CDS encoding Hydrogenase maturation protease, with the translated sequence MKFLILGIGNIMFADEGIGVHLCKLLEKNYKFIHPNHSLNFVDGGTLALQLSYIIAEYDKMIVLDCIDADDSKIGDVFFFPYDAMPKKINWSGSAHEVEMLQTLQYMELMGDLPSTQILACVPKRIKPMSFTLSQEIVNAGEIMEKTLLEYLAKEGFSYEKIANHSLQELADISYKN
- a CDS encoding Chaperone protein DnaJ yields the protein MELSYYEILEITQSADKDTIKKAYRKMALKYHPDRNQGDKEAEEKFKLVNEAYEVLSNEEKRSIYDRYGKDALKGGGFGSGGAGFGGFEDLGDIFSSFFGGGFGGASQRRKKSSDEKFQAELVVNLKLSFKEAVFGCKKNIDFTYKSSCKTCSGTGAKDGKLQTCPKCKGRGQVGISQGFITFAQTCPDCKGSGESASDKCKDCKGRGYEELKDSVEINIPEGIDNGMNLRVASKGNLSKSGNRGDLYVKIIVEEDDTFIRDDEDIYIEFPVFFTQAILGQSVKVPTIRGEATLNLPKGAKDGQRFVLEKEGVKDVHSSRIGNQIVQIAIKFPNSLNDEQRELLEKLSESFGIKDGMHHEQKGLFEKIAHWFKS
- a CDS encoding Recombination protein RecR; amino-acid sequence: MTHKGIEKFNELVESFAKLPTIGKKTAIRLAYHICTGNQLEGMKLAHNIENAIRFIKPCQQCGSLSENELCEICTDDERDKNFLCIVQSPKDVLVIEESKSYEGLYFVLDDLNDEKLIQLRQMILKLQSKELIFAFTHNLNSDAMIFYIEDRLKDLNLQFSKIAQGIPSGVNLENVDFISLNKAISFRTKV